One segment of Bacteroidota bacterium DNA contains the following:
- a CDS encoding DUF4159 domain-containing protein, producing MLSWLLLGPVGAGAQLASFKIAKLKYEGGGDWYANPSSLPNLFAFIRQHTRANLYLEEEVVEPGSSQIFQYPMIYMTGHGNVAFTDAEAANLRKYLLAGGFFLMDDNYGLYPYITREMKKVFPEYDFQEIPFTHPVYHQQFEFAQGIPKIHEHDGKPPQLFGILHEGRLLCLLTYEADLGDGWEDPEVHHNPEELRLKALQMGTNIVLYVLNH from the coding sequence TTGCTCTCCTGGCTGCTGCTAGGCCCCGTGGGGGCTGGTGCCCAGCTGGCTAGCTTCAAAATTGCCAAGCTGAAATATGAGGGCGGCGGAGACTGGTATGCCAACCCCAGCAGCCTGCCCAACCTCTTTGCCTTTATACGCCAGCATACGCGCGCCAACCTGTACCTGGAGGAAGAGGTGGTGGAGCCGGGCAGTAGCCAGATCTTTCAATACCCCATGATCTACATGACCGGGCACGGCAATGTAGCGTTCACCGATGCCGAGGCGGCCAACCTGCGCAAGTACCTGCTGGCAGGCGGCTTCTTCCTGATGGACGACAACTATGGGCTGTACCCCTACATCACCCGAGAGATGAAAAAGGTATTCCCCGAATACGACTTTCAGGAGATACCCTTTACCCACCCGGTGTACCACCAGCAGTTTGAGTTTGCGCAGGGCATCCCCAAGATACATGAACACGACGGCAAGCCACCCCAGCTCTTCGGCATCCTGCACGAGGGACGGCTGCTGTGCCTGCTGACCTACGAGGCCGACCTGGGAGACGGCTGGGAAGACCCCGAGGTGCACCACAACCCCGAGGAGCTACGCCTGAAAGCCCTGCAGATGGGCACCAACATTGTGCTGTATGTGCTGAACCACTAG
- a CDS encoding O-methyltransferase, whose amino-acid sequence MEFVEKSIQAYADAHTEPEPPLLAALSRATHIQSLYPRMLSGHGQGRLLALISRLVQPRRILEIGTFTGYSALCLAEGLQPHGQLYTLEIEPENVDFARTWFEKAGEAARIHCLQGHATQLIPTLEGPFDLAFMDGRKEEYRDYYEALLPKMRRGGLILTDNVLWSGQVLDKKPTDPAARALQAFNIFVLQDPRVFNVLLPVRDGLMMNLVV is encoded by the coding sequence ATGGAGTTTGTAGAAAAATCGATACAGGCGTATGCCGATGCGCACACCGAGCCGGAGCCGCCGCTGCTGGCTGCGCTGAGCCGTGCCACCCATATACAGAGCCTGTATCCGCGCATGCTGAGCGGGCACGGGCAGGGCCGCCTGCTGGCACTCATCAGCCGGCTGGTGCAGCCCCGCCGCATCCTGGAGATAGGCACCTTTACCGGCTACAGTGCCCTGTGCCTGGCCGAGGGCCTGCAGCCCCACGGGCAGCTGTACACCCTGGAGATAGAGCCCGAGAACGTGGACTTTGCCCGAACCTGGTTTGAAAAAGCCGGCGAGGCGGCCCGCATCCACTGCCTGCAGGGGCATGCCACCCAGCTGATACCCACCCTGGAGGGGCCATTTGACCTGGCCTTTATGGATGGGCGAAAGGAAGAATATCGAGATTACTATGAGGCCCTGCTGCCCAAAATGCGCCGGGGCGGACTGATACTAACAGACAATGTGCTGTGGAGCGGACAGGTTCTGGATAAAAAGCCTACCGACCCAGCCGCCCGCGCGCTGCAGGCTTTCAATATCTTTGTACTGCAAGACCCCCGGGTGTTCAATGTGCTGCTGCCGGTACGAGACGGGCTGATGATGAACCTGGTGGTGTAG
- a CDS encoding transglycosylase SLT domain-containing protein codes for MNLTTKKNARVVAFVLFSFGLFGLHSLCARPAAPRVPETLVYCGHTLQFTPAGRAAIQQHVNKLHANTLYFRILVEKANLYMPFVEHALELMNVPEDLKYICLQESALQGDAVSSSNAVGFWQFKHFTAEEVGLVINEGVDERKHIFRSSVGAARYFSKNFIRHPNWVYSIISYYAGGTGAIPFINTDYYGATHMTVDEQLHWYAQKAIAHKIAFEPYLIGGGTGKLWLQPVASGGETSIWKIAKEQGVGVEQLRTYNLWMSSSPLPTGYEGTVYVPRADQPYAFHADPYASRVTPLLPDQPGVLGQYAQLALNKLEPKPQPQRQPDALLPPTAEQAEKSPEVQHARTLVAKYRDLPQPYSHERREYVAKEPMMGRAFALVTPNFGLKEIAGQFQVEEDKLRALNGLGYYEQAQPGTLIWLIKPRRSPVYIVQKETTLAEVSAVVRRPVSRLAVYNQLSIDARLQPGQKLYTQAPRPANEPPIRYLFTDDRIDLTGEGRAPAGLPTGH; via the coding sequence ATGAATTTGACTACAAAAAAGAATGCCCGGGTAGTGGCCTTTGTCCTATTCAGCTTTGGGTTATTCGGCCTGCACAGCCTGTGTGCCCGCCCTGCCGCCCCCCGCGTGCCCGAAACCCTGGTGTACTGTGGGCACACGCTACAGTTTACCCCCGCTGGCAGGGCTGCCATCCAGCAGCATGTAAACAAGCTGCACGCCAATACCCTGTACTTCCGAATCCTGGTGGAAAAGGCCAACCTCTACATGCCTTTTGTAGAGCATGCCCTGGAGCTGATGAATGTGCCCGAAGACCTGAAGTACATCTGCCTGCAAGAGAGCGCCCTGCAGGGCGATGCCGTTAGCAGCAGCAATGCCGTAGGCTTCTGGCAGTTCAAGCACTTTACCGCCGAGGAGGTGGGCCTTGTAATAAACGAGGGTGTAGACGAGCGCAAGCATATCTTTCGCAGCAGTGTGGGGGCTGCCCGCTACTTCAGCAAGAACTTTATCCGCCACCCAAACTGGGTATACAGCATCATTAGCTACTATGCCGGGGGCACGGGTGCCATTCCGTTTATCAATACCGACTACTACGGTGCTACCCACATGACTGTGGACGAGCAGCTGCATTGGTATGCGCAAAAGGCCATCGCACACAAGATTGCCTTCGAACCCTACCTGATTGGCGGCGGCACCGGCAAGCTGTGGCTACAGCCCGTGGCCAGTGGGGGCGAAACCAGTATATGGAAGATAGCAAAGGAGCAGGGCGTGGGTGTGGAGCAGCTGCGCACCTACAACCTGTGGATGAGCAGTAGCCCCCTGCCCACTGGCTACGAGGGCACGGTGTATGTGCCCCGGGCCGACCAGCCCTACGCCTTTCATGCCGACCCCTATGCCAGCCGCGTAACCCCCCTGCTGCCAGACCAGCCCGGTGTGCTGGGCCAATACGCCCAGCTGGCGCTGAACAAGCTGGAGCCCAAGCCCCAGCCCCAGCGACAGCCAGATGCCCTGCTGCCCCCTACGGCAGAGCAAGCAGAAAAAAGCCCCGAAGTACAGCATGCCCGAACGCTGGTGGCCAAATACCGAGACCTGCCCCAGCCCTACAGCCACGAGCGCCGAGAGTATGTGGCCAAGGAGCCCATGATGGGCCGTGCCTTCGCACTGGTTACGCCCAACTTTGGCCTGAAGGAGATCGCCGGTCAGTTTCAGGTGGAAGAAGACAAGCTACGTGCCCTGAATGGCCTGGGCTACTACGAGCAGGCCCAGCCAGGCACACTCATCTGGCTGATCAAGCCCCGCAGGTCGCCGGTGTACATCGTACAAAAGGAAACTACCCTGGCCGAGGTGAGTGCGGTGGTGCGCAGGCCGGTTTCGCGCCTGGCAGTCTACAACCAGCTGTCGATCGACGCCCGCCTACAGCCTGGGCAGAAGCTCTACACCCAGGCCCCACGCCCGGCCAACGAACCCCCTATCCGTTATCTGTTTACCGACGACCGGATAGACCTGACGGGCGAAGGGCGCGCCCCGGCTGGGCTCCCCACCGGCCACTAG